One window from the genome of Eublepharis macularius isolate TG4126 chromosome 15, MPM_Emac_v1.0, whole genome shotgun sequence encodes:
- the CNR2 gene encoding cannabinoid receptor 2: MQRCRTNKTGSTSNCSSVVMPMECYMVLDDSAQKTVIAVLCCTIGSLCILENSLVLYLIFSSRRIRRKPSYLFISSLAVADTLASIIFVSSFVNFHVFNGTDPSKEVFLLKLGGVTTSFTASLGSLLLMAFDRYICILKPSDYKVLITSRRALIALVVLWVIIMFIAFLPLLGWNCCTLDSTCSELFPFVDTKYLSCWITLVVILLVFIVYAYMHILWKARKHALYMKKHQTQAGQQNTRMRMDITLAKTLVIVLVVLVMCWSPVLVLMTYSVFAKLDDPIRKTFAFCSTLCLVNSMVNPAIYALRSREMCSSLRKVCSCLERMPGFSESNPEAESTQKSCPIETVYEEVICNAKAEPTEV; encoded by the coding sequence ATGCAGAGATGCAGGACAAACAAAACGGGCAGTACCTCCAACTGCAGCTCCGTCGTGATGCCCATGGAGTGCTACATGGTCCTTGACGATTCTGCTCAGAAGACCGTcattgctgtgctgtgctgcacCATCGGGAGCCTTTGCATCCTAGAGAACTCCTTGGTGTTGTACCTCATATTTTCTTCCCGACGGATCCGGAGGAAGCCTTCCTATCTCTTCATTAGCAGCCTGGCGGTGGCAGATACGCTAGCCAGTATCATCTTTGTCTCCAGCTTTGTAAATTTCCATGTTTTCAATGGGACAGATCCCTCGAAGGAAGTCTTCTTGCTGAAGCTCGGTGGAGTCACCACCTCCTTTACAGCTTCCCTGGGCAGCCTCCTGTTGATGGCGTTTGATCGGTACATCTGTATCCTCAAGCCATCAGACTATAAGGTCCTCATAACAAGTAGAAGAGCTTTGATAGCTTTGGTGGTCCTCTGGGTCATCATTATGTTCATCGCTTTCCTGCCTCTCCTGGGATGGAACTGCTGCACCCTGGACTCCACCTGTTCTGAGTTGTTTCCCTTTGTCGACACCAAGTACCTCTCATGCTGGATAACTTTGGTAGTGATCCTTCTGGTATTTATTGTGTACGCTTACATGCACATCCTTTGGAAGGCCCGTAAGCATGCCTTGTACATGAAGAAGCACCAGACCCAAGCTGGGCAGCAGAACACAAGGATGCGAATGGACATCACTTTGGCCAAGACCTTAGTGATCGTCCTGGTGGTCCTCGTGATGTGCTGGTCACCGGTCTTGGTGCTCATGACTTACAGCGTGTTTGCCAAACTGGACGACCCCATCAGGAAGACATTTGCCTTCTGTAGCACTCTCTGCCTGGTGAACTCTATGGTCAACCCGGCTATCTACGCCCTACGGAGTAGGGAGATGTGTTCCTCTTTGAGGAAAGTCTGTTCCTGTTTGGAAAGGATGCCGGGCTTCTCAGAAAGCAACCCAGAAGCAGAGAGCACTCAGAAGTCTTGCCCGATAGAAACCGTTTATGAGGAAGTCATCTGTAACGCAAAGGCAGAACCAACAGAGGTCTGA